A stretch of DNA from Babesia bovis T2Bo chromosome 2, whole genome shotgun sequence:
ATCAAAGTCTGTTGAGGCTACTTCGCCCGTAGAACGTTCGAGTGACCCATGTACTATCTACGCCGTGCCCAGTATGGAGGACTTGGATGATATGGGTGCCACTAGCGACCAGATGTCGCAGATTAAAGAACTGATAACATCAGCGCCTCATGTGCGTAGGGCTGGTATTGATATAATTGGTGATAACACGGACGATGCTTTGCCACACTCTGGTGACACCACTCCTGTTGATACTGTCACTACAGAGGACACAACGCCAACCTCTGCAACTCGAACTACCAGGTCACGAAGCATTTCTGCATCAAGTCCAAAGCATGAAGATGCAACTGCTACTAAGTATCCTCGGTTCAATGATTTCAAGCGCTTATGCGAATCGCATCGTGAAGCTTGGAAGCGGTATTTCACTTACGTAGATACCAACAGGCGGTTTTACGTTGACGCATCTACTCAAGCGGTGCAACCCACGTCCGAAGAAGGCGCTTTAGTTGAATCTACTGCTACACCAGAGCGTATTTCGAGGACTTTCATTGTGGATGATGTGGTTAATAACGTGAAGGATACTATATATGGCGACCCTGCTTTACGTGTTTCCAGGGGCATACGTGTATTCCACATGTCGGACAATGAATGGAAGCGCCCATCTATGCGTTTGGTTATAACCCGTGAATCCCCTTTGGTCAACCCCCTGTCACCACTATCGATAGAACCTGCTATGGACTACTTCCTCGACAGTGACGAGGAATGGTTTGAGCAGTATGACGTTGACGACGTCGACGAGAGTGGAAGTGAGGAGGAGGAAGACGATGACGAGGAGCATGACTGGATCGTCCAGGACAACCCTCAGCAGGGTCCTCAGAAACATACACAAAACCTTTGCGAGGTGGTGAAGGTATTCTGCATGAACCGCAATTGGCATTGGATTGTTGACGGCGTGCCTCAGAATGTGGAATACTGCTCCAGCATTGAAGAGGCGCGCAAAAATGGCATGTCGATCGTTCCATCTGACTACGGCTTTGGTTATGAGGGTTATACCCAAAACCCAATCTCCGAGTTTATAACTAACATGCGTGGTCACAACATCATTATGACCAAGGAGGATGTCCAGGAGTTCCTCAAGTCATGCCATGCCACGCATACGAAGAAGGAGACTTTGATTGCTGACTTTAAGGAGAAGAGGCCTCACTGCTCGATTGCGGAGATTCGTGAAAAATTCAAAAAGTACATATGCCGTATGAAGGTTGACAGTACTCCTCAACGCTGGCTGGTTACCACTGAAGCTGCTATTCTATTCGGCATCCGTGACGAGctggattccatattggCCACTGCTATGGAGCAGGTAGCTGAAGTGGACTgatattgttttatatattgtaattCTAGTTGCTAGATTGATCTGTGTACACTGTCTTATACCGAGATGCTGCCCAGATGTCATACTGGGTTTCTTCAGAGCCATCACATGTTAATGTTTATAGAATCCCAGGTGCCAACGCCTTTTATTTTCAACATTTAAATAAATAAAGTTCCATAAACATGCTATACATGTTTAGGCGTTGTGATTAATACTGGGAATGCAGTGTATGCCCCTGGCTGATCAGCTTCCAATGTGTGTAGGTATATGGCTACTAGGGAGGTACAATTACTTTACCAAGTAATGCGCGACGTACTGATACACCAAATATGGATGTGCGTACGCAGTACTCTCGTAGCCAGGTGATCAACAACTATGACCAAGTTTTGTCCGGCAGCCTGTCTACCATCGATACAGTACCCTCGAATAACTCACGTGTACCTCATATAGGCGTTTGTGACGCCTCATCGGCTGATCTGTACATGATCAGGTTAGAAGAATTGCTACTGTTTGACCCTAAGGCATATTTTACAGGGCCCGAAGTTACAGTACCATTCTGCCACAGGGCATCCGTGCACCGTTATAGGATACGGCATACAGCTGATCGCGGCAGTAATAGATCTCAGGGTACAATTCGTGCTACCAGGTCATATGGATCACCAAGTGAGGGTTCAGATCCAGATAATGATGACCAGCATTTTGGCTTTGGGTCAAATGCAACTGTTACTAAGGAGCGCTATAAATATGTCCTCCCCAAGGAGGACGAACATCAGTCATCGCCCACAACTATTACAGTGACCAATTCCACCAGTTGGTCAGGTCGGTATGAGTGGACTGATGCTGTACATCGCATAAATCGTGAAGTATTCAAGAATCCAGGTTTTCGTCCAACTCAGTTGGAGGCTATAAACTGCATATTAAGTAAACGCGACACCTTTGTGGTAATGCCAACTGGTGGTGGCAAGTCATTGTGTTTTCAGCTACCGGTGGTTTATGATGGCATGCTGCGTACTGGCGGCGTTACGGTAGTAGTGATGCCACTGGTATCGTTGATCCAAGACCAGATAAAGCGTTTAAATACTTTGGGCATACCATGCAATGCATTGGTAGGTGAAATCAGTTATAGTGACCGTGAGGTGGTCTTTGAAGATATCAGGTCACGCGGCGAAGGGTCTTGTGTTTTATTTGTCACTCCCGAACGTATAACAACCTCCAAGGCAGTTCTGCAGGTATTCCGTAACCTAGAGAGCCAAAACAGACTCTCTAGATTCGTTATCGACGAGGCTCATTGCGTATCTGAATGGGGAAATGATTTTCGTCCAGATTACAAGGCAATGGGCCTATTTAAGCATGAATTCCCAAATGTGCCTGTATGCGCATTGACTGCCACTGCGACTCCGCAGGTGGTAGCGGATGTCTGTGCAGAGTTGCGTCTTAAGGAGCCCACGGTACTCAAGTCTAACTTTAACAGGCCTAATCTTAGGTACGAGGTGCTGCCTAAAGACCGTAACTGGGATAAGTCACTAACCCAATTGGTTCAGCTGATTAATAGCCGCTTCAAGGGGTTGTGTGGCATTGTGTACTGTCTAAGTTGTAATGAAGTTGAACGTGTAACGGAGGCACTAGGCACCAGTATGAAGGTAGCGCCTTACCACGCCCAGATGAATATGGCGTTGCGTACTTCATACTATGACCAATGGATGTCGGGATCAGTGGATGTCATGGTTGCGACTCTGGCGTTTGGTATGGGTATCGATAAAAGTGACGTCCGCTTTGTCGTCCACTTTTCAATACCAAAGTCTATTGAAAACTACTTCCAAGAAGCGGGTCGAGCAGGGCGTGACGGTAAGCCTTCTTGGTGTATAATATTCTACCTTTTCCATGATTCACGTCGCTTGTTGGCGCTTAGTGTCCTGTCTAATCCAACGGGACCATGTCAACAGGAGCATGTCAGTCGCAACAATATATTGAGTGTAGCCGGTTACTGTGAAAGCGGCTATGCATGCCGTCGTAAAGCCCTGCTGTCACACTTTGGCGAAACTTTACAGGGGCGCTGTGACCTGCCGTGTGATACTTGCGCCACGGGTGCTGCTAGCCAATACACCAAGCGTGATTGCAGACAGGAAGCTTTGTTTATATGTGACTCTCTGCTGACGGCTGCTAGAGCCAAGACAAACATCCAAAATACGATGCTTAGTTTGCATAAGCTTTTAACTGCACGTAAAACGGAGAGTAATGCGCTATCGGGGTACCTGAGGTCACGTGGATTCACTAATGATGGTGCCATGTTACTACTCAAGCAAATGGTGATACACCAGTTACTCATTGAGCGCGTGACGCGTGTTACCAATCAAAACTTCCCGTCATTCTATATAGGGGTCAATGGTAAATTCAGGCAGTATCTATCGCGTATGGAATTTATCTACTTCCCCGCCTCTGTCAGTATTTTGTCTACATCGAAACATGCCGGTACTACTGCCACCAGGATGAATTTAGAAACAAGTCCCACGCCAGCTAAGAAAAACCTTGGATCTTCCACTAGGCGTGTGAAAGCATCGGGAAGCGCGAGTACTACCAACGTTAAAAGAGCAACGGGCGCTGCAACCTCTAAGAAAGcattgaatataaacaaaccATTCGCTCCACCGACAAAATGCGAGTTTAACACAGCTTACCCTATGAAGTCTCAAAGTGCACCCGTGACTCCAGCAAAGCGAAACTACAACAAAACAGGCGTAAAAACAACACCCAAAAAGACAGCCGTAAGAAAGACAACGGCTAAATCCACACCAAAAATGAAGTTACCTAACGGTTTaattaaaaaataaaaatggACGTCTAGGCTATAACAGGGTTCATTTTAGTGATATACGCAACAAAATGTCCACTATAACgaatatatttataatgtAGTCAATCGTTTTTAGGCTTTTTAGGTGCATCTTCTTCGGGTTCTCCCTCTTGAACACGCTTTTTAGCGTCCTCGCCGATCATTGGTGGGAGGTACCCTTCACTCTTGGTCCATGAAGCCGGTGTCTTTTCATTAGGCTTGCCATGCTCGTCTAACAGACCAGCACTCTGCAAACGCTTCTTCTCAGTTGCACGAGGGCCGAAGCCCCAACGCAAACTGTATGTATCACGATCCATTATAACGCGCTTAATCACCGATACGACACCATGGTCAACAGAAGCGATCACCGCAGTGGGCATCTGAGCTATACCCAAAGCAATGGCCTCGCCCTTGGTAGTTATCAACACAATCTGCTCGTGCAACTCTATGCCGTTCTCAAAACGTAAAACACCAGGTACCATCAATTTGGCACCGTAACAAATAGCGTTCACACAACTGTCCTTGACAACAATACGCTTGTAGTCAGTCAGCAAACGCTCTAAAGGCGATATGACACGACGAATGTACGATTCGTCATTGGTGTTGTCTAGTAAGTACTGAGCATCCAGTACATCATGCATGGTCACCATGTTGTCGTACTCAGAAATGTGACCTGATTTAACTCTACGAAGCTCCTGCATATGTGCTCCACAACCGAGTAATAACCCTAAATGGATGCATAATGTACGAATATAGGTACCAGCCTCGCATCGTACCCAAAATGTAGCCATACAACGACTTTCATCATAGTCCAGTATCTTAGTTTCATGAATTGTACGCACACGTAATTGGCGTTTTACAGCAGATATCAGTGGTGGACGTTGAAATAAACACCCGCTTAATGTCTGTAGAGCTTTCTCCACCTTAAAACGGCTCTCCGGTAGCGAGTGGAACTTGACGATAGCTACATATTCCTTACCTACGAGCCATTGTggatacaatatataaacctACCATGAGTTTGCTGTGATTTGACAAGTCTGGTGGCTCGGTCAATACAAACCAAGAGAACACCGGTGACCTTGGGATCCAACGTACCACTATGGCCTGTCTTCTCGCAACGCAATATACGCTTAATCCACGAAACTGTTTCATGCGATGATGGATTCGCAGGCTTGTCCAGATTTATGAAACCATACTTTATGTAGTTGCGAAGGTCACGACACAACGGAGATGAACCATGAGGTAAAGGTGTATAATGACCAGTACGCACATTAAGCTTGTCGTAGTTCTGTAAACGATGTAATATAACTATGTCTAGAAGATAGTAATATCTAGTACCATACCTTCAGCAGCAATGGCCATTCCGATGTGTCAATAGGAGGCGCTGCCTTCTGCGGCTTTATGACAAAGTCGCCGTCCTTAGCCATTCGTACAAGCCACCCCAATGTACCACAAACGACACAGAACGAGAGTATAAAATTGCAGAATTCAATATTCTACAAAAAATGTAATGAACCAGTagttatattgatatagtAGTATAACACACTAGATCTATGCGGCGGAAGGTATTATGTATTTCAATGGTTAACCACGGATTATAAACAAATGTGTCACTTAGGAGTTCATAAAGATATATCATGGACAAAATATTGTATTAATGATCTacaaatagatatattgcaCAAAATGGGACAAAAGGAATCTATAACATAGGTAGCAATATAAAGTCTCAATCAACAAAACAATCAGATATTGTACTATAATTTGCCTAATTAACGATTTTGTAACAAGAATACTGCCTTAATGAGACAAATTAACAACCGAGAACTTGAAACCTCCACCGATGCGACGTATCAACCAATCACTATAGATTataataatgtagaatCCACAAAATGTATAGAAACATATAGAAAAATGAAATTCACTGGCCCACCTATACAACCAATATACAACGTACAAGAGGTACTCTACTGGCTTGTTAAGAGCTCACCAAGTCAACGTATACATATAGATTAACCAGGAATATATAGCTATTTAGTACTAAAAATAATATTTCTTGCCTAGTAGATTAAAATCTAATGCTATCTGCTGTGTATTATGACTGATGCACTCACCTCGTAGGGCAAGCGTTCACCGGATACGCACAATCGTGAAGTATACGGCTAAATACAGGAATTAAGTGTAGGATAAACAGACGACAGTGTTGGATAAACTTGGCTTTTACACCAGATGCATACCGAACATGACAGTAGCTATTGTAGAAGAAGCCAATGTCTGGATACACAGTCGCGCGTAGATCACGTACCGCGATCCATCGGCAGGAGTCCAAAGAGACTGATGATATAAAACGACACCGACAAATGAGGAGTCGTTAAGGATATTATAGATCAACGTACCGCCCATTACAAGGGTAATACCAATCAACAAGTAATATCGCGCCCAAAATGACACATGTGGCGCATAAATCGCAACTCCTACATACTGGTCAGCCGCGCCATTATGTAAAATCGCAGACAGTTATCCAGGCCAAGGAACGATTAAGAGCTATATCGCCTTCTTCCAGGCAAGCGGCAATCAGGAGGATACTCGAAGAAGCCCCTGATAGGATAACTTGTAAGGAGTTCATTCGAAGTTTAGACGAAATATACACCGAATTATCGCAAGATGCGGGAATCAACGGAGATACTGCAGTACCGGCCGCAGAAATTGCGGAACCCCTCTTATCAGCCATCGCACCTACAGGAAGGGACATAAACAGTGTAGCCGCATTGATATACGTAGTTGCCTACACATGCCACGAAGGATTTAGGACGTATACTGAACGCCGCTTGTTCCCCTACGTACTTGATGTTGACCTAGATGTTAGACAGTTTGCCAGACTGGGTTGTGCCAGGCTGTTGGTAATGGTACTACTTAGCACAACTAATATATTTGTCGGGGCCCAGGGGCCACAATGCGAAAGAAGAGTAAACGTAGCTGCAGCAGTGGCTGCAGAACTGCTTGCACGTGATGAGGAagcaccactaccaccgAGAAAGGAAAAGAACGACGTATTTAACTATGTAGTCAACATGAAAATGGAAGCCAAGAACATGAAGAGACTCTTGAACAAATCGCAGTGGGATGCATTGTGCACGGACCTGAGAATATATGCAGCATTTCCACCGCAAAAACTAATGAGTAAGTTTGTGAACAATCTTAAGCGTATTTGCGACTATGTCGCTTTCAATAGCGAGACTGAATCCTTGGGGGACTACGCCACTCTGATTACCTCGACTTTCCTCAATAGTAGATTTCAAGTGGAGCTACTGCTCAATTTCATAGAGTCAAACTCGTCACACCACCATATACAACCCAAGCATACAAGACGAAAGGAGCTATTTGAACGGCTAATACCCATAAGATGCCACGAGTATATAAATACAGTTCTATGGGCATTCGACACTGATGTTCTTTGTATGCTTTTCTCGCTGGTACAGCAGAAGCACCAGGTTATACAATTTAAAACTATGATGGAACAGTTGGTTAAAGATGGAAGCCAACCAGAAAATTGTTATTTATTGGCCAAAGCgatgatatatgcattaACAGATTTGTGGATAAGAGATCATGACCCGTTTGGAAACAGGGATGATATAGTAAAACTCAGGTTGGCTAACACAAACCCACTCTTCTGGTATACATATGAACTGTGCCTCCAACAATTCATTAGCAGTGAAGACCTGATAAATGAAATACGAAGTATAAGCGGGGGGTCTATACAAGGCAAGAGATCAAATGAACTATTCGAGTTCCTTGGTGAAATGGCTAAATCACTACCGGGTGAGTATATCATCCTTGGTATCATGGAAACGATGCGATATGTACAGTACAACATACATGTAGTATCCTTTATGATTAATCTGTTCCAAGGAATCCTGATGGATGTATTCAAAGACACTAAGATGAACTTCAGCAAGGGATTGTTGGAGATTGTATGCTACTGCAGGCAGACCTTTGATTGGGGATTCATGACAATGCTAATACATAGTGTGGATGCACTCATGGTACCGGAGGATGGTATTGCCAACAGAAATGACGTGGCAAAAGAAAAGCTTGCCGGTGGATTTATGGACTACTTGCGTTGGAAGATGCAGCAGATTCGACAGTCTATCTCACAGGGTAACGTAACACCAAATGTGTTTATACCGAACTGCAATGTCATTGCCGAGATATTCTGCATACTCAATCATACAATAGGCCCATGTGACGAGCTGTTGGATATATTCCAGGCTTTTGTAAGTGAATACAAGGGACTTGGCCACTATAAGGTGCTGTTGATACCGCTCTACGATGCATTGAAAGCGAGAGCAAAAGGTGATACCCAACGCAGTCCCAAGGTACCCATCGGTTTCGATAGAGACCTTTACAGCTACATGGTGCATAACGAAGATATTCAGTCTACCACGTCACATATAGTCGATATCATCTTCTCTTGCAAGCTACACCAAAGCGTGTTCGATGCTGTGGCGTCCCTGAATGCAGATAAAAATTCACTCAGGACACAAACTATCCTAGATGTACTTATGCGTAAGTACATCAACAGGCTTGTTATGGTACTTAACCTGTCGGTGCCAAACGACTTTTGCTTACATGTTAATAAAAACACAAGTGAGGAAACTATAGGTTTGGGCACACGTCTGGCTATGGTCGCCCAGTTTACCGGGAAGCTACTGTCACTACACCTAATGACGGCACATTGCGACTCggtatacattatattcaGGATCCTCATAGAAGCTATTCGAAGCACGCAGGTGTTCCTAATTGAGTTCGCAGTGGAGGCCTTC
This window harbors:
- a CDS encoding ATP-dependent DNA helicase RecQ family protein, encoding MDVRTQYSRSQVINNYDQVLSGSLSTIDTVPSNNSRVPHIGVCDASSADLYMIRLEELLLFDPKAYFTGPEVTVPFCHRASVHRYRIRHTADRGSNRSQGTIRATRSYGSPSEGSDPDNDDQHFGFGSNATVTKERYKYVLPKEDEHQSSPTTITVTNSTSWSGRYEWTDAVHRINREVFKNPGFRPTQLEAINCILSKRDTFVVMPTGGGKSLCFQLPVVYDGMLRTGGVTVVVMPLVSLIQDQIKRLNTLGIPCNALVGEISYSDREVVFEDIRSRGEGSCVLFVTPERITTSKAVLQVFRNLESQNRLSRFVIDEAHCVSEWGNDFRPDYKAMGLFKHEFPNVPVCALTATATPQVVADVCAELRLKEPTVLKSNFNRPNLRYEVLPKDRNWDKSLTQLVQLINSRFKGLCGIVYCLSCNEVERVTEALGTSMKVAPYHAQMNMALRTSYYDQWMSGSVDVMVATLAFGMGIDKSDVRFVVHFSIPKSIENYFQEAGRAGRDGKPSWCIIFYLFHDSRRLLALSVLSNPTGPCQQEHVSRNNILSVAGYCESGYACRRKALLSHFGETLQGRCDLPCDTCATGAASQYTKRDCRQEALFICDSLLTAARAKTNIQNTMLSLHKLLTARKTESNALSGYLRSRGFTNDGAMLLLKQMVIHQLLIERVTRVTNQNFPSFYIGVNGKFRQYLSRMEFIYFPASVSILSTSKHAGTTATRMNLETSPTPAKKNLGSSTRRVKASGSASTTNVKRATGAATSKKALNINKPFAPPTKCEFNTAYPMKSQSAPVTPAKRNYNKTGVKTTPKKTAVRKTTAKSTPKMKLPNGLIKK
- a CDS encoding Chromatin assembly factor 1 subunit A family protein → MGDVNTDSSGSKVQLSEEDQQSLCDTESEISQLLSCGISDTSIIGNDDDCNTVWQYVKDRDSVDELGIDNRLKAFVRAFAEGSSLNISSLLTRLRTQMAKYSEFLNIDSKLDEMVPLMLMRKNLGEPFAGSVASERLESNKPECLWVWESPDLDVFPPVLRDRVMAARESRNLVSRRYRTLVALKNALLEGNAIDRMSANEQLGIIYKKMLLEKERQERLASKRKVSETKPTISTLFNKQPHVRDSRSSKATSGDKAVSRSGAKPSPVAKNKSPNMLLKWLKPSPSTGGDTSATTHVLSSKSVEATSPVERSSDPCTIYAVPSMEDLDDMGATSDQMSQIKELITSAPHVRRAGIDIIGDNTDDALPHSGDTTPVDTVTTEDTTPTSATRTTRSRSISASSPKHEDATATKYPRFNDFKRLCESHREAWKRYFTYVDTNRRFYVDASTQAVQPTSEEGALVESTATPERISRTFIVDDVVNNVKDTIYGDPALRVSRGIRVFHMSDNEWKRPSMRLVITRESPLVNPLSPLSIEPAMDYFLDSDEEWFEQYDVDDVDESGSEEEEDDDEEHDWIVQDNPQQGPQKHTQNLCEVVKVFCMNRNWHWIVDGVPQNVEYCSSIEEARKNGMSIVPSDYGFGYEGYTQNPISEFITNMRGHNIIMTKEDVQEFLKSCHATHTKKETLIADFKEKRPHCSIAEIREKFKKYICRMKVDSTPQRWLVTTEAAILFGIRDELDSILATAMEQVAEVD
- a CDS encoding rRNA pseudouridine synthase family protein, which gives rise to MAKDGDFVIKPQKAAPPIDTSEWPLLLKNYDKLNVRTGHYTPLPHGSSPLCRDLRNYIKYGFINLDKPANPSSHETVSWIKRILRCEKTGHSGTLDPKVTGVLLVCIDRATRLVKSQQTHGKEYVAIVKFHSLPESRFKVEKALQTLSGCLFQRPPLISAVKRQLRVRTIHETKILDYDESRCMATFWVRCEAGTYIRTLCIHLGLLLGCGAHMQELRRVKSGHISEYDNMVTMHDVLDAQYLLDNTNDESYIRRVISPLERLLTDYKRIVVKDSCVNAICYGAKLMVPGVLRFENGIELHEQIVLITTKGEAIALGIAQMPTAVIASVDHGVVSVIKRVIMDRDTYSLRWGFGPRATEKKRLQSAGLLDEHGKPNEKTPASWTKSEGYLPPMIGEDAKKRVQEGEPEEDAPKKPKND